Proteins from a single region of Streptomyces glaucescens:
- a CDS encoding endonuclease/exonuclease/phosphatase family protein, whose product METTPPPLPNSTTEADGSAVVRVLSYNVRSLRDDTGALARVISACAPDLVLVQEAPRFFRWRKKLARLAGAAGLVVLSGGGTAAGPALLCSLRATVERTEDVLLPLTPGLHRRGLATAVVRFGGARLGVVSCHLSLQKDERYEQAGMVLDRLAGMGVEHGVVGGDINERPDDRAFRRLAAGLQDCWATAPWGGEFTSTPAGPHQRIDAVFATKGVEVLGCGVPLGHPGVSADDLRAATDHLPVLAVLRVPAG is encoded by the coding sequence ATGGAGACGACGCCGCCCCCGCTGCCCAACTCCACGACCGAAGCCGACGGTTCCGCCGTCGTGCGCGTGCTCAGTTACAACGTCAGGTCCCTGCGGGACGACACCGGCGCCCTCGCCCGGGTGATCTCCGCCTGCGCCCCGGACCTCGTGCTCGTGCAGGAGGCCCCCCGCTTCTTCCGCTGGCGCAAGAAGCTGGCCCGGCTCGCCGGCGCCGCCGGCCTGGTGGTCCTCTCCGGTGGCGGTACGGCCGCCGGGCCCGCCCTGCTCTGCTCCCTGCGGGCCACGGTGGAGCGCACCGAGGACGTGCTGCTGCCGCTCACCCCGGGACTGCACCGGCGCGGTCTCGCGACCGCCGTGGTGCGCTTCGGAGGCGCCCGGCTGGGCGTGGTGAGCTGCCACCTCAGCCTGCAGAAGGACGAGCGGTACGAGCAGGCCGGCATGGTCCTCGACCGGCTCGCGGGAATGGGCGTGGAGCACGGGGTGGTGGGCGGCGACATCAACGAGCGGCCCGACGACCGGGCCTTCCGGCGGCTGGCCGCCGGTCTCCAGGACTGCTGGGCGACCGCGCCCTGGGGCGGCGAGTTCACCTCCACGCCGGCCGGCCCGCACCAGCGGATCGACGCCGTCTTCGCGACCAAGGGCGTCGAGGTGCTGGGCTGCGGCGTGCCGCTCGGTCACCCGGGCGTCTCGGCGGACGATCTGAGGGCGGCCACCGACCACCTGCCGGTCCTCGCCGTCCTCAGGGTGCCCGCGGGCTGA
- a CDS encoding ROK family glucokinase: MGLTIGVDIGGTKIAAGVVDEEGNILSTHKVPTPGTPEGIVDAIASAVEGARAGHDIVGVGIGAAGYVNRQRSEVYFAPNIDWRNEPLKEKVEARVGLPVVVENDANAAAWGEYKFGAGKGHRNVICITLGTGLGGGIIIGNKLRRGHFGVAAEFGHIRMVPDGLLCGCGSQGCWEQYASGRALVRYAKQRANATPERAEVLLGLGDGTPDGIEGKHISMAARQGDPVAVDSYRELARWAGAGLADLASLFDPSAFIVGGGLSDEGELVLDPIRKSYKRWLVGGNWRPVADVIAAQLGNKAGLVGAADLAREPDPIM; this comes from the coding sequence ATGGGACTCACCATCGGCGTCGACATCGGCGGCACGAAGATCGCGGCCGGCGTGGTCGACGAGGAAGGCAACATCCTCTCGACCCACAAGGTGCCGACCCCGGGCACGCCCGAGGGCATCGTGGACGCGATCGCCTCGGCGGTGGAGGGTGCGCGCGCCGGCCACGACATCGTCGGCGTGGGCATCGGCGCCGCCGGCTACGTCAACCGCCAGCGCTCCGAGGTCTACTTCGCGCCCAACATCGACTGGCGCAACGAGCCGCTGAAGGAGAAGGTCGAGGCCCGCGTGGGCCTTCCCGTCGTCGTGGAGAACGACGCCAACGCGGCCGCCTGGGGCGAGTACAAGTTCGGCGCCGGCAAGGGCCACCGCAACGTCATCTGCATCACGCTCGGCACCGGCCTCGGCGGCGGCATCATCATCGGCAACAAGCTGCGCCGCGGCCACTTCGGCGTGGCCGCCGAGTTCGGCCACATCCGGATGGTGCCGGACGGGCTGCTGTGCGGCTGCGGCTCGCAGGGCTGCTGGGAGCAGTACGCCTCCGGCCGCGCCCTGGTCCGGTACGCCAAGCAGCGCGCCAACGCCACCCCGGAGCGCGCCGAGGTGCTGCTCGGGCTCGGCGACGGCACCCCCGACGGCATCGAGGGCAAGCACATCTCCATGGCCGCCCGCCAGGGCGACCCGGTCGCCGTGGACTCCTACCGCGAGCTGGCCCGCTGGGCGGGTGCCGGCCTCGCCGACCTGGCCTCGCTGTTCGACCCGTCCGCGTTCATCGTCGGCGGCGGCCTGTCGGACGAGGGCGAGCTGGTCCTGGACCCGATCCGCAAGTCGTACAAGCGCTGGCTGGTGGGCGGCAACTGGCGCCCGGTCGCCGATGTGATCGCCGCCCAGCTCGGCAACAAGGCGGGCCTCGTCGGCGCGGCCGACCTGGCCCGGGAGCCCGACCCGATCATGTGA
- a CDS encoding DUF5304 domain-containing protein, with protein sequence MSEERPTHDAAHEQAADETRPPGDPDAWATACAEDLEAERARRRGGREQPPPGSAAEELRKFVDTALDKLAGLQSPLLGAVAGPAAQQVVQQVVEQAKAAVEPVIERNPDVFDHLAAAGQELLAAYRSAVQAQENRWTGGTAGARGTGGPKEPGDPSDPRRDPGEGTGPGQRIDLD encoded by the coding sequence ATGAGCGAAGAGCGCCCCACCCACGACGCGGCTCACGAGCAGGCGGCCGACGAGACTCGTCCGCCGGGCGACCCGGACGCCTGGGCGACCGCCTGCGCCGAGGACCTGGAGGCGGAGCGGGCCCGGCGCCGCGGCGGGCGGGAGCAGCCGCCGCCCGGCTCCGCCGCCGAGGAACTGCGCAAGTTCGTCGACACCGCCCTCGACAAGCTGGCCGGACTCCAGTCCCCGCTGCTCGGGGCGGTCGCCGGCCCCGCCGCGCAGCAGGTGGTGCAGCAGGTCGTCGAGCAGGCCAAGGCGGCCGTCGAACCGGTCATCGAGCGCAACCCGGACGTCTTCGACCACCTGGCCGCCGCCGGCCAGGAACTCCTCGCCGCCTACCGCTCCGCGGTCCAGGCCCAGGAGAACCGCTGGACCGGCGGCACGGCCGGGGCCCGGGGGACCGGCGGGCCGAAGGAGCCGGGTGATCCCTCCGACCCCCGCCGCGATCCGGGCGAGGGCACCGGGCCGGGGCAGCGCATCGACCTCGACTGA
- a CDS encoding ArsA family ATPase, protein MRTLLITGQSGAGRTTLAAATALGAADEGTRTLVLGTDRTDTLGAALGTPTGPRPVRITPTLTAWRPDATAAFRDDLAAFQDRASAVLDLLGAARLDAEEVTPLPGAEELSVLRALRDAALSEAHDLIVVDLPPTPQALALLALPGELRRYLRRLLPPERQAARALRPVLGRLAGVPMPAEWLYETAARWDVELAAVEAVLADRATRVRLVAAPTPAGADAVRHATLGLALRGHRPEALLANRAFPEPGGEADGWLAGPLAQQRKVLAEWDQAYDVHPVPHLGRDPRGADDLAALPVPAVTSGTTTVEWPVTDRLAEDGVLVWHIPLPGAVRDDLDLIRRGDELVLTAGPFRRIVPLPSALRRCTVDGAGLREGELRVRFAPDPRLWPHGR, encoded by the coding sequence ATGCGCACCCTCCTGATCACCGGCCAGAGCGGCGCCGGCCGCACCACCCTCGCCGCCGCCACCGCGCTCGGCGCCGCCGACGAGGGCACCCGCACCCTCGTGCTCGGCACCGACCGCACCGACACCCTCGGCGCGGCCCTCGGCACCCCCACGGGCCCCCGCCCGGTGCGCATCACCCCCACCCTCACCGCGTGGCGCCCCGACGCGACCGCCGCCTTCCGGGACGACCTCGCCGCCTTCCAGGACCGGGCCTCCGCCGTCCTCGACCTCCTCGGCGCCGCCCGCCTGGACGCCGAGGAAGTCACCCCGCTCCCCGGCGCGGAGGAACTGTCCGTCCTGCGCGCCCTGCGCGACGCCGCCCTCTCCGAGGCCCACGACCTGATCGTCGTCGACCTCCCGCCCACCCCCCAGGCCCTCGCCCTCCTCGCGCTCCCCGGGGAACTGCGCCGCTACCTGCGCCGCCTCCTGCCGCCCGAACGGCAGGCGGCCCGCGCCCTGCGCCCCGTCCTCGGCCGGCTGGCCGGGGTGCCGATGCCCGCGGAGTGGCTGTACGAGACCGCCGCCCGCTGGGACGTCGAACTGGCCGCCGTCGAGGCCGTCCTCGCCGACCGCGCCACCCGCGTCCGCCTGGTCGCCGCCCCCACCCCGGCCGGCGCCGACGCCGTCCGGCACGCCACGCTCGGCCTCGCCCTGCGCGGCCACCGCCCGGAGGCGCTGCTCGCGAACCGGGCGTTCCCGGAACCGGGCGGCGAGGCCGACGGCTGGCTGGCCGGGCCGCTCGCCCAGCAGCGCAAGGTCCTGGCGGAGTGGGACCAGGCGTACGACGTCCACCCCGTGCCGCACCTCGGCCGCGACCCGCGCGGGGCGGACGATCTCGCCGCCCTTCCGGTGCCGGCCGTCACGTCCGGCACCACCACCGTCGAGTGGCCCGTCACCGACCGTCTCGCCGAGGACGGCGTCCTCGTCTGGCACATCCCGCTGCCCGGCGCCGTCCGCGACGACCTCGACCTGATCCGCCGCGGCGACGAACTCGTCCTCACCGCCGGTCCGTTCCGCCGTATCGTTCCGCTGCCGTCCGCGCTGCGCCGCTGCACCGTCGACGGCGCGGGCCTGCGCGAGGGCGAACTGCGCGTCCGGTTCGCCCCGGACCCCCGGCTGTGGCCGCACGGCCGGTGA
- a CDS encoding SRPBCC family protein, which produces MAEHTSSSTTIEAAPADVMAVIADFARYPDWTGEVKEAEVLKADGQGRAEQVRLVMDAGAIKDDQTLAYTWTGEHEVSWTLVKSQMLRSLDGSYLLKPLGDGTTTEVTYQLTVDVKIPMLGMIKRKAEKVIIDRALAGLKKRVESGAR; this is translated from the coding sequence ATGGCGGAACACACCAGCTCGAGCACCACGATCGAGGCGGCACCGGCCGACGTCATGGCGGTCATCGCCGACTTCGCCCGCTACCCGGACTGGACCGGTGAGGTGAAGGAGGCGGAGGTCCTCAAGGCCGACGGGCAGGGCCGTGCCGAGCAGGTCCGGCTGGTCATGGACGCGGGCGCGATCAAGGACGACCAGACCCTCGCCTACACCTGGACCGGCGAGCACGAGGTCTCCTGGACGCTGGTGAAGTCCCAGATGCTGCGCTCCCTCGACGGCTCCTACCTGCTGAAGCCCCTGGGCGACGGGACCACGACCGAGGTGACCTACCAGCTCACCGTCGACGTCAAGATCCCCATGCTCGGCATGATCAAGCGCAAGGCCGAGAAGGTCATCATCGACCGGGCCCTGGCCGGGCTGAAGAAGCGGGTGGAGTCGGGGGCGCGCTAG
- a CDS encoding metallophosphoesterase family protein, with protein sequence MSPTPVGNRRTRIHVVSDVHGNARDLARAGEGADALVCLGDLILFLDYADPARGIFPDLFGEENARRLIDLRTERRFDEARELGSRLWSGIDGDRAKVVEAAVRAQYTELFAAFPAPTYATYGNVDMPGLWKEYAGPGVTVLDGERVEIGGRTFGFVGGGLRTEMRTPFEISDEEYAAKIEAIGEVDVLCTHIPPEVPDLVYDTVARRFERGSTALLEAIRRTRPRYALFGHVHQPLVQRMRIGPTECVNVGHFAATGRPWVLEW encoded by the coding sequence ATGTCACCCACACCGGTCGGAAACCGCAGGACGCGCATTCATGTGGTCAGCGATGTGCACGGCAACGCACGGGACCTCGCCCGGGCCGGCGAGGGCGCCGACGCCCTGGTCTGCCTCGGTGACCTGATCCTCTTCCTCGACTACGCCGACCCCGCGCGCGGCATCTTCCCCGACCTCTTCGGCGAGGAGAACGCCCGCCGGCTCATCGACCTGCGCACCGAGCGCCGCTTCGACGAGGCCCGTGAGCTGGGTTCGCGGCTGTGGTCCGGGATCGACGGGGACCGGGCGAAGGTCGTCGAGGCGGCCGTGCGGGCGCAGTACACCGAGCTGTTCGCCGCGTTCCCCGCCCCGACCTACGCCACCTACGGCAACGTCGACATGCCGGGCCTGTGGAAGGAGTACGCCGGACCCGGGGTCACCGTCCTCGACGGCGAACGCGTCGAGATCGGCGGCCGGACGTTCGGCTTCGTCGGCGGCGGCCTGCGCACCGAGATGCGCACCCCCTTCGAGATCAGCGACGAGGAGTACGCGGCGAAGATCGAGGCGATCGGCGAGGTGGACGTGCTGTGCACCCACATCCCGCCGGAGGTGCCCGACCTCGTCTACGACACCGTCGCCCGCCGTTTCGAACGCGGCAGCACCGCCCTGCTGGAGGCGATCCGGCGCACCAGGCCGCGCTACGCCCTCTTCGGCCACGTCCACCAGCCGCTGGTCCAGCGGATGCGGATCGGGCCCACCGAGTGCGTCAACGTGGGGCACTTCGCGGCCACCGGGCGGCCCTGGGTGCTGGAGTGGTGA